A section of the Candidatus Fusobacterium pullicola genome encodes:
- a CDS encoding HU family DNA-binding protein has product MTKKEFVELFGAKAELKTKAEAERLTKVFLDTLEEVLVKGDSISFIGFGKFETSERAERTCINPQTKKPMKVAARKVAKFKAGKNLLEKMNPVVEKKATKGKKKSK; this is encoded by the coding sequence ATGACAAAAAAGGAATTTGTAGAATTATTTGGAGCTAAGGCAGAACTAAAAACAAAGGCTGAAGCAGAGAGATTAACAAAGGTATTCTTAGATACATTAGAAGAGGTGTTAGTAAAGGGAGATAGCATTTCATTCATAGGGTTTGGAAAGTTTGAAACAAGTGAAAGAGCAGAGAGAACTTGTATAAATCCACAAACTAAAAAACCAATGAAAGTTGCTGCAAGAAAGGTTGCAAAATTTAAAGCGGGTAAAAATCTTTTAGAAAAAATGAATCCAGTAGTAGAGAAAAAAGCAACAAAAGGAAAGAAAAAATCTAAATAA